In Rosa rugosa chromosome 4, drRosRugo1.1, whole genome shotgun sequence, the genomic stretch GTAACAAGCAAGGACGCTGCTTACAATCTTATGTTGGTTCTCATTTGCCTCGAGTCCCTTGACTAAAGAACAGAAAAATAGAAACACTCCTGAGTTCTTTGAAAAAGACTCATGTAGTTTAACATATTGGGGGTCTTCGACTGGTGTTAGTTTAACATATTGGTACATAATTCCAGAAGTATAGAAGCAAAATTTGCTGGTATAAGAATAATCGTCACTCAAGCATTACACTTCTTAGGCAATGCCAACTAAGCCGACCAAACTTCAATAAAGTTAACCTCGTGCGAATTTGTGTAATAGTAGTGAATTTAGGCAACTCAGAGTTCTCCATCTGATCCACCATTAGAACCATTTTCCTCATGTGAAGCACTGCACAGACAGACCAAAAATAATTTCAGGGTAATATACAAAGGAGACCCTTGGATGTACAGCAAGACCCAAGAAGTTCTAACCCACAGACAACTGGGTTTAAAAACTAGGTAAGGTTGCTATAATAAAAACTTTAATCTACACAACCCAATGTCAAAGAAGATTATTGATTATCAAGTGTATGCTTGGTCTTTTCAATGTAGGGTTCGTGCCCTAGGAGGGGAGCGGTAGAAAGTAGAAACTAAGGACTCATTTTTCTTTGTATTTGTTGAGGTATGATGAATGGCAATAAAACTTAGTAAGCTACCTTGTTTTGCTGCAGTGTTTGCTCAAATCTTGACATAGAACCTTGCTTACATCTCCTACTCCAAGAGATCCTTTCTTTATCAATTCTGCAATCTGCAAGAGTAATTGAAGAGTCGGCCGATAAAATAATTAGTGTGCAATGCAAACAACCCATTTATTTATTTCATAGATATCAAGAATATTAAGTCACCTCATCTTCTGTTTCCTCAAGTAACCTGTCACAAATAGATATACAGGTTAGCCTTATGAATCATATGAAGCTTAACTGGTTTAGAAAAGCCACATTTTTCAAATGACAAAGACAATCTGTTTAAAGTTGGCAACTAAACTCTTGTCAGGAAGAAGAAAGTTCTCACCTTCCACAGTAAGTTGATATATCCTTTGAATATGCTCTAGCTTCTTGTTTATCTGAAAACACACAGAGAAAAATAAGGCATATCAATCTGCAAAATTTTACAGCTTTCATAACATCTCAGATATATGAATCAAATCCTTTTATGCGATAGATAAGTAACTGCCAAGAAGAACTTCATTTTTATCCAAGTGTTCTCCTATTCTAGGAACTTCCCAAACAAACTATCAGACCAACAGCATTTATTTGACTGAAAATAAAACAGCACATCAGTCTGTTGCTTAATCACTATAAACagacagataaaaaaaaaaaatgtttctaTTAAAATGCAAATATCAATTTCAATTCAAAGAACAACATCAACCGTAGAATCTATCATGTAGAAATACGTACCTGTTGTGAGGTTATCCCAATTATCCACTTTGATCCACTCTTGTCTGTTTGAATCTATCTGCGAATGAAAACCAGAATTGGTGAATCCAGTAAACAACAATATGTgataaaaagaaacaaattttaAAATCCCAAGTGCATTACCTTGCGAAGAGTGTAATCCTGCATCTTATCACAAAGTCCATCGAGGAGTTCAACAACTCTGAGCTCACTGACTCTATTGGAAACAATAGCAAAAGAAAACAGTCACCAGCCACTTGTAAAATAAAGTAGACTAAAACAACTCAATTTTCATAAAGAGTACTGTCTCTAAAAATTTACTCGAGAAAATTGTATCCTGAACACAAACAGTCATCGATTCATCTAGTTACAAGCCTAGGATATTTAATTTTTCGACATGAGTATCCAGATCATACTCTTCCATTATGCTTGGAAAACAATCGATAGTAACCCTCCCACTCTAGGGcagctttcttttctttgacaatGTGGGACATTAGGATATCAAAGTATGACATAGATGCTAAACTTGCCAACTAAaatgaagaggaggaggaggcaatTCAGGTAATACCTGTAGTCGATTACCTTTCCTCTCCGTTGACCTTGGGAGTCCAACCGGTGTCTCATATCCAAGTGGTTTCTGGGCTTTTCCTGCAAAAACAAATATACATTGCGAATCAAAATCCTCATACTAATTTCCAATGTCAGGAAGCTGAGCTAGTTAGAATTGAAAAATCTTGAATTCTCACTTTGGAAAGTCCCCACTCTAGCTCCTCCTGCAAATCATTTGACGAAGGGAAGGAATCAAAGAGGAGTTGTCAATTCACGAGATCCACCGGAATTTCAaattcaagaagaagaagaagaaatgaaaagaggCGAGATTTTTTTTTACCGCGACGGCATTGCAGGCGGCGCATTTGTCGTCGATGGATGAAGCGACGGTGAAGATGGTGAATATCAGAATCACGGTCGCGAGCATTGACccttccatcttcttcttcttcttcttctacttggATTCGTCAatgtatctctctctctctctctctctctctctctctctctgagtcgCAATGACTTTGAGAGCGTGCGGTGTTAGATTTTAGTTACTATCCGGGGTCCGTCTTGACCACCCGGCCCATATCCATTTTCTGGGTTGCCCCGAAACTCAGAAGTCTTtgtttttagaaaaaaaattttaaaaattcatTTCGCATAAACGCATTGTCCTTCCTCTCTCGGGAGTGCAATATAATTTCCGTGTTACACAATACATAACTCTTTCAAatgaaaattaattaatatcTATACTAAAGTAAAATGAAGAAGGTTATTATTGAATGAATAGTATCGTGACTcctttgttattttattttttggggatttactcaatacatgtataacacaaAAGCAGGAGTTTTGCATATTAGGCCAGTTCTTGCCGACCCGAGATCTAAAACACTTTGttgtttacacaatttgaatGCCCCAATTAGCTCGTCCCAAACCTAAAGTATGATTCCCATTGTTTGTTTTGACTGTGGTGCCAGAACTACTGGCACTGGCGAGAGAACATGTTTTCCACCCAAGGTTTAGAGTTTCAATTGGCATTGATCGATCTTTATCAGGACACGACACTAGCAATACAAGATACCAACATATGAATTTTGCCCTTGAATTTATGCTAATTATAATATTCAATCTGCTTTTTCAGTTTTATAGATTCAACAACCAACATATATCATCTCTAGCCCTCTAGGGCCATTTTCATGCTACCTTGGTTGAAGTGGTTTAAGCCACAAAATTTTCTGCCACCAGCCCGACCAAGGAACTAATGAAGAAGTGATGAGTTTTAAGTTTTATAAAAGGGTTGTTCTCTATGTTTGGCTCTTGGCTAGAATGACAGATGATTGTTTAAAACATAGGTTGTATATAGCACTGCCCTCAATTGTGTTGTGTCCTAATTTTGGCCTATGATATTTATGAAATGTGATGCTGGATTtgttgaagttgaagttgagATGGCTAACAAACTCTTGCTTGATCTGTagttttttcgttttcttttttgttaagAGAAACCGTTGATCTATAATAGTTACTCCAGTAACCATATGTTCAATGGTCTCTATCTGATTCTATGCATAtagttatgatttatgaatttgttCAAATATATATGAGGACTGTCTATTACGTTTAAAATTCAGGAAAAATTAAAATCCGCAGCATCGCGCGCCCTGATTTGCTAGTATTATACTACAGTGTATGTGTATTTAGCAATTCATTAgtaaaaaaacataaaattttatACAAAATTATGCAATGATATATACAAATATTTACAATTTTAACGGCCGGTACTGTGGGGTGCGATCGTCTGGGGCTATGACCTAGTTTGGCTAGaaaacagtctcttttgcttGTGATTGCGCGACGTGCTAGTACCATGGGGTGCGATCGTCTGGGGCTGGCTGTCCCGGATCTGACTTCTCTTCAAacttgtggacgaggagagcatcAATCTTGTCACAAAGTTCTTCTCTATGCCTTACGGATAAAGACTTctggtgtgatctcttgcgtcacaGTATCGATACTTAGttttgtagactaagcagagtaATCACTGGGAATGAGGAGAAAGTACAAAGGTTGTTGAGGCGTCACCCTAGTTTCTCTGTGTGGAAGCGGTCTTCGACTATCTCGGCGTTAAGGTGGTCCTTGACTATCTCTAGGTTCAACTTTTGTTGAGGAGGCttgataatctgtgcgattagttgattgagagaTTGTGTAGACTTGTTTTCATCTTAGCCTTTATATGTATAGGCTACTTACTGCAAATTCACCTTCCTAATAGGAGTGAAATACCTTCAAAgaatatactatattttaggtcacagttattggccttgaatccaATCAAAACACTTATTAATCTTGATAACATATCGTAGGCAATAGATAATAATTGTTTGCCTCTTGACTAAGCTATTTTCTAGGCAAGGTTAATAACCTTTTGGATGATAACTCTGATATGCACGTACTGCATgtatatattcatatatatccCTTGTTGAATGTAATTAAGCATGATTGCATCCTTCTCAAACTGTTCCACATTCATTATACATTAATTGCCATATATATGAATGCAACCTTGATTCCTTGCATGACGCACGTAATATGAGCCACATATGCAGCTTGCTTCTTAATATCTTCCCATTTTGCACAACCTTGGTAATCAAGCAAAtcaccattaattatcaaaatatttgataattactagtaaatcaatAGATATCATCATATCAAGATTTGCTCAAGATTGTTTGATatccaagtaggctttatttagcctctaaataatatatttcaaacttgtcAATAATACATAGCTTGAGCCATTGATATTTCCAaaccccatttcaaaaaaaataatacataGTTTGAGCCATTGATATTGGCCCGTTTCCTCCGAGACACTCCTGACAAGGAGTAAAATGTTAATATGGGTTCAAACACATCACACATCTAAGTCTACTTATCATTGGAACTGGTTAGCTACTGCTTTGACTATCAGAGACATATATTTCACTGTACCTAATGCATTACTTTTAATCCAAGTAAATTAGTATCACTAAGTTTTCCTTTTTTATCCATGAGAAGAACCAGTAgagattcaaatttttttttttagatgaaGTAAATTGTAAGATCTTAGATTGAAACAGTAAAGATTCAAACTTGTGTCGATCTAAGTTTGCAAACACAGAAAGATAATTGTAAAAGGCAGAGATAGTGCTTTTGGATTCATTTGCTTGGTGTCACATTCACATAACAGTGTCCAAATATAGTACATTTGCCTTAATAGAGCAATCTTAATATAGTAATCATATTTCATTTTCAGACAATAAACAAAAACGAATGGGGACAATTACTTACATAAATACCTGAAGCGTTGGCTGAGTAATCATAGGGCTCTTCTTCTCCTATGATTGGACTAATGTTCCCAAGAGCATAGGAATCTGAATTCCATTCCCATCAAAACTCTATCTCTAAGGCCCGTTTGGTTGACCAGAATGTTACAGTGGAAAAATGAATTGTACTAATTTTTCATTCAAGGATGGAATGGAATTGATTTAGCATTTTCATTTGTAGTATTTGGAAGGattcaagacttgagattaGAAAATGGTTTGAGAGAATTGATTTGTTAATGATTTTTCAATAATGCCCAATCAAATTAAATATGGAAGATTAAAAATGAATGAGTGGAGATAAGAATTATTAATTGACCAGATTTTATGAAGGGCTAAACAAgtaaattttcaattccattgagTGAAGGAATTGAAATACCACACCCATTCTGCCTCTTTTATGAAATTGAACTCCGGtcaactcatttattttactttccttaattTCCAGACTTATGACTTAACCAAACATGACAATTAATTTCCAGACTCATTTATTTTATGCTTCAAGAAGAGGTAGTGGTGGGTTTGTGATAAGAGACTTTCAGGGTACTATGGTTGCTGGAGGGGGTAAGGCGTTGCCTGGTTTGTTGTCGCCAGAACACGCAGAGGCTAGGGCATGTAGTTTGGCTGCTCAATTTGTGGTTGAACATGATTATCTTCCagctatcttggaaactgaTTCTCAAATTGTGTACAATCATTTGATTACCAGGGATGGGCGTAATACCTCAACCTTGGGGCGTATTTATGATGATATTGGTGCCATTCTGGATGCTCATTCTCACTTGAAGGTTTCTCACACAAGGTGGTCTGCAAACACAGTAGCTCATCTCATGGCTGCATGTTCTCGTTCTTTTACTGAagaaactttttatttttcagctcCTTCCTTTCTTCTGACGGCTTTGGCAGCTGAGTTTTGTAATATGTAGTTTTTTCTATATTTTAATAAAGCGTGACCTCattctatcaaaaaaaaaaaaaaaaaaaaaaaacacgacaATTTAATGGAATAGGAAACTATTTCACATTCCAAGTTTAATTTCCTGGCTAACAAACGGGGCCTAGACTCCAACAGTCTCCTTCGCCTTCACTTatcttcttttctgttttttttcaaACACTGCTTACCAGAATAAACCTGTTTCtcactgcaaaaaaaaaaaaataataataattagcaAGATTTCAAGATGAATGATATaaaatcaatttatatgttaGACAATATCCCGCTTAAGTTTAACTAAAGCATGAAGTATAAAAACCACCCACACATATATGATAGTCATATATGAAAGCATGATTCGAAGCAAGTGGAAAATAATTCTGCTTATATCTTAATATTGAACCTGCAAGCTTGTCTTCGTGATATAGATATCTTTGACAATTGTTTCAGTCATTTCTTATTGGTGTCTGCTAATATTAGTTCATCTTTCTCAGAGGCCCTCACTTCCATATACAGTTTATATCACATAGACTGCACCTGCGAAGTAAGGCGCAGGCAGTGATAATTCCTTTATTTTTTAGCATCTGTTCTATAAATGGCTTTTGTttaggaatacattttcaccaTATTAACTGCAATTTCTTACTTTTGGctaattgttttattttttattcttttttattttagtttatgAAATTTTGCTTAAGATGTAGTTCTCTGTACATCTTTCATATTGAGGGCCATAATGAGTATGAGTATATTATAGTGTTTCAATTTCAATCTCAAAGAGTACCTACAGATTTCAGTATGATATCACATGCTTTTGTATTCCCAAATATAACTAAGATGCATTGAACTCTACAAagaattgaaaataatcaaaaaTCATATATATCACGTAGAAGTGTAGAACATATTGTAGaggaaaataatagaaaataGCAACCTGAAATTGATCTATACTATACTATAATCCAATTGTAATTACTGAAAATTTCACAAACGAAAGAACACAACATAATCGGTATGGAAATATATGGGATAGCAGATGTCAACAAAAAGATCAATGGTtagccacaaaaaaaaaaaaaaaaagaagtcaatGATGTAGAAAAAGATAGGACTGATCTTGAATGATTAAAGTTGGGGGTGAGAAAAAACTACCAAGCTACGTGCATTGTTGTGCTCCTATAAATTTATTCACACGCATATGCAATTCAACCTTTTAATCACCATCAATAATAGCCATCACCATCAACCTTTTAATCACCATCACTTTCTGAAAATTAGAACTTAACAATAATAACATACCATGCATTAGCACATAAAATAGGTATTTATTATAGTCGTAGTATGAAGAAGCTAAACGTACCTTAAAGTATGTCAAAAACAAAGGAATTGAGATATTGTGTGTGAGCAAGGGCACATGTGAAACCAAGAAGCTCAAGAGGAAATAAACTTGTAGAACAATAACTACTTCCTGTGTCACCATCATTGCCAACATATATGAATAGTTATTCTGTTTTGATCACTCTAATTCTTTACTaaacaataaaaacaaaaacaacgcATATTTAGATGTTTATCGCAGTTGTTCTTTCTAGTTCTCCAATATGCtcctgtcaaaaaaaaaaaaaaaaaaggacacaaacaaacaaacgcAAACTATTGATCAAACTATGAAATTGAAACACCCGCTTCCCCCCAAAATGCATACCAATTAATTACTTGAACAAAAAAGAACATAGGAAACAGAAAAAGTACCTGGAACTATTGGTGGTGGGAGATTTGTTCAAAAAGGTGAATATTCAATCACCGATTTTGATACGAATCTTTTCCTGTCTCTGGGTTTGAGTCTGCTGTGCTCCACTTTCTGTGTGAGttttttccttttagatgtaCTATAAATCGAGAAACAGTTGAATAGTGATAAAGCCATATCTACTCCATCATCTCCCACATTGTTTCCAGTCTCCGATCATGCGCCATGACGGTTATTCTTTCCTCTGGAGATTGCGTGCTCTCCGATCGTGCTAACCACGGgtcacttttctctctctctctctctcttattttttttttcaagcacATGATTTCGTATTatattttcttattcttttttgTGTATTTTACGTTGTTACCACTCCTTGATATTTTTCACTTAAATTGAACTGTTCTCTATATCATGGGTAATACGGGGACTTTAAGAAATTGGCGAaacctttgacaccaaaagagggcttgattttatagtagtagagatgtCACAATAATAAAATTCAACCTTATTCATTTAATAATGGTGTTAGAATTGCAAAACCCTAAGCGCCGCTATCTACGCGCCACAAAAAGCTTCGGCTGTTCTAAATTCCGGCCTCCGGTATGAGGCAAGGGAGTATCCTGGTCTGGAATTGTAGGGGTATAGTGAACCTCGAAACCCAGCGGGCTTTGGTGGATCTGGTACAGGCTAGAAAACCTAGTCTCATTTTCCTCTCGGAAACCCTAGCACAGAAGAATCTAATTGACTCCATAACCAGGCGTCTAGGATTCAAAGACAACATATGCTTTCCCCAACAGACAGAATCGCAGGGTGTAGCTCTCCTTTGGAACGACGACACTCATGCTAGCTTGCGCTCTCACTCTGCACACCATATTGATGTGGTAATTGGAAAACCGGATGATACAGAAAAATGGCTCTTTACAGGCATATATGGCGTTGTTGTAAGGGGTGGCAGGGACAGAACATGGTCCCTTATTCGTACCTTGGCTGCTGAACAATGTGATCTCCCATGGTTAATGGCAGGAGATTTCAATGAGATCATGTCAAACTCTGACAAGTCAGGCAGACCAAGAAGGGCTGCGGCACCTATGGCGACCTTTCAAAGAACTATGGCAGATTGTGGCCTCTTGAACATGGGGTTCATTGGAAGTCGCTTCACTTGGAGTAACAAATTTACGAAGGAATGCTTAGACAGAGGGTTTCAATCTGTGCAACGGCGAAGCAGCTTTCCATATAGTAGGGTTCTAACACTTAACCCTTCTGAATCGGACCATTGTCCCCTTCTTATTGATGTTAGCAAGGAGAGGCTCCAATACCGAAAGGTTAAAAAGTCATTCCGCTTTGAAGAAATGTGGCATGGAAACAATGATTGCAGCAACATTATACAACGAGAATGGGCAGTACCGTCCACTAGGAATGCTCTCCGTCAGTTGggttttaaaataaaaaaaacagggTAGCAATTTCTTCAATGGCACAACAAGGAGTTTGATAAACAAAAAGTTGAGTTGCATGTAGTCCAAGAAAAACTAAATGATATTATGCGAATGCCCTATACTCCAACGCAGTATGAAGAACAGAGATTGCTACATGTAAAGCATAGTCAGTTGCTCACTCAACAAGAGAAATATTGGCGACAAAGGTCTCGTGCAATTTGGCTCAAAGATGGGGACATAAACTCGACTTTTTTTCATCGAAGAGCTAGCAATAGAAGAAGTCAGAATCTGATTCGAGGTTTGGTGGATGAGCAAAATGAATGGAAGTCTGAACCCCAAGAAATCCATTGTTTGCTTATGACATATTTTCAGCAAGTATTTACTACTGAAGGCTGTGACCTTGCAGCCCTCAATACGATTCTGGAAGCCACACCAACGAAGGTCACATATGACATGAACGATGATCTTATGAGGCCTTATATTGATGTGGAGATTAAGGCTGCCCTATTCCAAATGTACCCCTTCAAAAGTCCGGGGCTGGATGGTATGTTAccctttttctttcaaaaatattgGCATGTTGTGGGTATGGATGTATGCTTAGCTGTACGAGATTTCTTAGAAACTGGAGTTCTTTGGCCTAAGGCAAATTTTACTCACCTTTGCCTCATACCCAAGGTCAAAGACCCAAAGAAAGCTGTACATTTTCGCCCTATAGCACTGTGCAATGTTATTTGTAGAATTTGTTCCAAAGTAGTGGCAAACAGATTAAAGTAGTTGCTCCCTGACATTATTTCACCGTTACAAAGTGCTTATGTGCCTGGCCGTTTGATTTCTGATAATACCCTAGTAGCTACTGAAGCAGCTCACTTCATGCACAAGCTTAGGCATCAAGACACAGgttttttctctctcaaacttgATATAAGTAAAGCTTATGATCGGCTTGAATGGAAATTTTTACAGTCTATGCTAACGAAGCTGGGGTTCCATTCTGCATGGGTTGCAATGATTATGAATTGTGTTACGTCAGTCAACTATTTCATTTTGATCCAGGGAGAGCCTTCAGAGCATATCATCCCTACACGAGGAATCAGACAAGGAGACCCTCTGTCTCCGTATCTATTCATTTTGTGTGTTGAGGGATTGTCAGCCTTAATTACACTGGTTGTCCAAAGGAATCTGATCCAAGGACTTACCATGTGCCCTAATGCCCCCACTTTGCATCATTTGTTTGTTGCTGATGATAGTTTTCTATTTGGAACTGCTACTGAAGCAGAATGCTATGGATATAGAACTATTCTAGATACTTATGAGAGAGCTTCTGGACAGAAGGTGAATTTTCAAAAAAGCAGTGTGGTTTTTAGCAACAATGTCAATATGGAGACACAAATGCAATTGGCCTCTATTCTAGCTGTACAGAGAGTAGAGGAGCATGACAAGTATCTTGGATTGCCTCTGAGAGTTGGAAAATCAAAAACGGCCATTTTTGAGTACATCAAAGAGAAGTTAACCAAGAAGCTGATCAGCTGGAAAGCTAAAATCCCGAGTTGTGCAGGGAAAGAAATCCTAATAAAAGTTGTTGCTCAGACGATGCCTTTATATGCCATGAACTGCTACTTGCTTCCAAAGAGTCTATGTGATGACATCCATAAACTTTGTGCTTCTTTCTTCTGGGGTGACACTGATGATCAAAAGAAAATCCATTGGAGAAGCTGGGAAAGAATGTGCCTCACAAAACAGGAGGGAGGTATGGGTTTCAAAAATATTTATGCTTATAATTTAGCTATGCTTGCTAAACAGGGTTGGAGACTTATCACCAATCCGGACTCACTAATAGCAAAATTGTACAAGGCTCGATATTTCCCTTCTTGCTCCTTTTGGGAGGCTGAATTGGGTGATGCACCTTC encodes the following:
- the LOC133743325 gene encoding uncharacterized protein LOC133743325 — its product is MEGSMLATVILIFTIFTVASSIDDKCAACNAVAEELEWGLSKEKPRNHLDMRHRLDSQGQRRGKVIDYRVSELRVVELLDGLCDKMQDYTLRKIDSNRQEWIKVDNWDNLTTDKQEARAYSKDISTYCGRLLEETEDEIAELIKKGSLGVGDVSKVLCQDLSKHCSKTSASHEENGSNGGSDGEL